A single window of Granulicella mallensis MP5ACTX8 DNA harbors:
- a CDS encoding YjbQ family protein: MPHLCDSEGPDNMPAHLKTALTQVQLSISVVKLALALGTWQEVYLSF; this comes from the coding sequence ATGCCACATCTTTGTGACTCTGAAGGTCCAGACAACATGCCAGCTCATCTGAAGACGGCACTGACTCAGGTTCAATTATCCATATCTGTGGTGAAGCTCGCTCTCGCGCTGGGCACCTGGCAGGAGGTCTACCTTTCTTTTTGA
- a CDS encoding NAD(P)H-binding protein: MAKNTASANGHIGSYIIPDLIAAGHEVTCLARSDASAAAVSALGAKVCRGDISDLDGFKEAAAVSVFHTFTQACRVSQKNP, translated from the coding sequence GTGGCGAAAAATACGGCTTCCGCGAACGGCCATATCGGCTCGTACATCATCCCCGACCTCATCGCCGCTGGCCACGAGGTCACCTGCTTAGCCAGGTCGGACGCGTCCGCAGCGGCGGTGTCCGCGCTCGGCGCCAAGGTGTGTCGCGGGGATATTTCCGACCTGGATGGGTTCAAGGAGGCGGCGGCGGTGTCCGTTTTCCACACGTTTACACAGGCTTGCAGGGTGTCGCAGAAGAATCCATAA